CTTGGTCAACGACCGACGACCCGAACCACCCACGCCGATTAACAGGGCGTGGCTGCGAGGCTGCATCATCACTCGGCAGATCTTCGATAGATGTTCGATGGCGAATCTGTATGGAACCGCGACACGTTctttcctttatttcgcattcgTAATCCTGTCGCGTACGTAGGCCTATCTACCATCTATCTACCAATTTGGACGTTTAATCgccggaccgcggattttatgcaccgTTCCATTGTTTTCGACTCGTTCGAAAGATTCGGATCGTTTTCGTTTCGCGCGATAATCCGCGGTCGATCGGCAACGATCGTTCTACGACAATATCTTACAATTAGGTCGCGACACCGTGTCGACGCTTGACATTTCTATAGAAAAATAAGCCAGCCCCGTTGATTCTTCCGATCGATAGCAAACAACGAAACGGTCGATGCTTCGAACGAACCTGAAGAGGACCAGGTTCATCGGCGTTCTTGAGATGGAATTGTACTCTCCGAGGTATTCTTCGACCGTCGAGGTTAAATTGTCCAAGTTGGCGACTTCCTGGTACAATTTCTTATCTGCCAGGATATCTTGGAAGTCGCAGTAGATCAGATTTCGAAGTTCCGTCTCTGTCACCTGTGGATCGATAAAACCGATACGCGTCGATCGACGATCGAAGGCGTTCGGGCGTCGGAAGCCGACGGTGATCGTGCGACGTACCATGCCGCTTTTGTCGCTCAAGCTTTCGAACATACGATTCAAATCGTCGTCTAAATAAGTAGACACGGTGACTCGTATCTGATCGACGAGCCATTTAACGTCGGCGTCGTCCACCAATCGATCGCCGTAAACGCGCAGAACCTCGTGGACCCATAGCCGCTTCATGCCGACCTaaaaaaacagagagagagagagagagagagagagagagagggggggcagAAACAGAAGCATAGAATCGAGAATCCAACTCCGATGAGTAGAACGCGATCGAATCGTTGCGCTTGTTATCGGTCAGCTTACGGGCTCCGCGATGGTTTCGGGAGTGGAGAGCAGCACTCCCTGGACCACTCTCGAGAAGTCTCTCAAGTTGAACAGGTAATGACACTTGGCAGGGATTGGCAGAAGATGCTGCCTCGTTTCCTTGTAAACGTCCAACGTTCCGTCGACGACGTAATCGATGCAGGTTTGGAAATACTGCGGGAACTCTTTTCTGTCGAGATGCCATGCCATCAACTTTCCGAATATGGTGGTTAGGACGTCGTCGGAGAACTCCGAGATGGCCAGAGCGAAAAAGTGCCGTTTGAACCTGGGCGTGACGTCCAAACCGCTGGACGGAGGGCCCATGGCGCACATCAGCTGCACGTCCACCAATTCTATGGGGATCGCTTGTTCGACGTCGTACCAAGTCCGATGGTCCAGCCACTGCCTGAGCAACTCGATGGGCGGCTGTGCCCCGTATTGCTCTTTCTGGGGCATGGACAAGTCGTCGACGAACACCACCCAGTATTTTCCCGGCGGCGCGCCGTACAGCCCCTTCTTCCTCCTATCGAGCTTGCCCATGACGATCTCCTGGGCCTGATTGGCGGTGGTCTGCGCCGAGAATATCAGGAACAGCGGCTTGTACGTTTCCGGGTCGTTCTTCTTCAGGAGAAAGTCCATGATGTAGACGGACTTGCCTGTCCCGGTCGGGCCGACCACGAGGACCGGTTTCTGGTTACGGACGAGCAGCTTGAACAGGTGAACGTAGCGCACGGTCTCGACCGTCGGCACGATCACCTGGTTCACCGGCATGTCCTTCGGAATCGGCGGGACGTCCTGCAAGTCCTCCGTCCAGGGCCTCCACTTCCCTTTGCCCTCCTTCGCGAACTTGTAATCGAAAACTAGACCGGCCATGGGTATGTTCACCACGTAGGGCTTCGGCGGGTCTCCGGTGTCCTCGGAGACGTCGAAACGTTGCCTGACGTCCTCGGGAAACTCCCTGCTCGTCAGAGCTCTGAACAGCTCGCTGAACGCCTCCCACGAGTCCGAGCTCAGGGTGCCTCCCATCGCCCAAATACAGGAAAAGAAGAAGCAGCCCTGCGACAGGTTAGATCGAAACAGTCGGATGGCAATCCCGGCAGTCTCCTGGGACTTGGGACTAGGGACTGTCGCGGTAGGAAACGGTTACCTCGACTTGCGCCCGCATATCTAGATCGGACAAGGTCTGAAGGTACTTCTCGTCGCGGAAGTCCTCGAGGAAACAGTCGAACAGATACGTCACCGATCTTGTCAAGTTCGCGTCGGGCATCGCGATCAACACCTACGGGAAGAACGATGGAGACGCTCGTTGACGGTCGTTGACGATCTCGTTTCAACTAAAAATCTAAGTCGATCGGTCGAATCGTTCGAACCTTTACTCCGCCTCTGCGCAGCAAGTGCAGAAGGGGCGGACAGAATCGCGTGTACATGTCGCTCAAATGGTTTCTTAGATGTTCGGTGAACGTAGATGGCAGGGTGTTCAACCAGGAGATCAGGAGCGGCGACCAACCCAGACTGACCGGCTCCATGTAGATCATGCCGCATCTGGACACTGTGGCGGGCGAGGCCACCTATAgggaacaacgaacaacgagcaacgttGGCTGCGGAAAAGATACACCGGGTCGAGGAGAGAAACTAGGCCGAGAAAGGAACGATCTCACCTCCAGGTCCATGGGCTCGAAGATCAAGTTGGTGGTGGGCGCCAGCTGGATGATCTCGCCGGAGGTCAGGCAAAGCTTCTTATTGTCGTCGAGCACGGTGTTCATGTTCTCGATCCAAAGGGCGTCGACCGGCCCGTCGAACACCAGCCATTTTCGATTCTCGTTGACGGAGGTGGCGAACGCTCTGTAGCCGACAGCCAGGACGCCGTCGCTCCACTCGTGCGAGGCAGGGTCGAATTGGCCGTACAGTTGGCCCATCGTGATCGCCTTCGGATTAATAACCGTTATCTCCACCCGGTGCTCGTCCATCAGCCGCCGTTCCTCCAGCAGGGCCAGGCAGTTCGCTAGCATCCTGTACGCGGACGTTTTCCCGGCGAACGGCAGCCCGACGATCATAAATCCGTGCCTGACGAGCATCATCTCGTAAATCTGCTGGATCTTCTCGAGGAAGAAGTCCGTGCACTGGATGTTCGCGGCGGCGCAGGCTTCCATGGTGCAGGCGTTCAGGTGAGCGTAGTCCGGGGTCGGGAGACGAACGCCGGGGAACAGGTCCGAGGCGATTCCTTCGAAGAGGGGTAGATCGTGGACGAGAAACTTTGGTAGGTTCACGTCGAGGATGCTTCTCAGCATCAGAATGTCCTCGGATTGGTCCGGGTACCGGAGCTTCAGGTTGCCGGCGGCGACCAAGACGGACTTGACGGCTCTCATGCCGTAGTCGTAGTGACCCTGACCGCTGAGCTGCTCCGAACAGAGTTTGTACGCGGTCACGATCTTCACCGCCAACGGCCTGCCGTTGTAGAACCCGTACGAGTACAGTGTGTTCTCCGCGATCAGCGCGTAGTCCGGCACCATCATAGCCACCGGTCGGAACAGAGCCTTCAGATTGTCCGGCAACTCCGATCTACCGGCGTAGCCGGGGTTCATCGTGACGAAGATGGCGCAGGTTGGGTCCAGGAAGATGTCCGTGCCCTCGAACACCATCCTCTCCGCGCCGCTGTTGATCGCTCGTTGAATCGTCAGGATTTGTTGCGCGACAACCGACAGCACTTCGAGATCGATTCGATTGAACTCGTCGAAGCAGGACCAGGCGCCGCAGGAGGCTAACCCCTTGAAGAACTTGCCCAGAGCAAGATAGTCCAGCCCTTCGGAGCAGTTGAAAACGACGCACTGTTTCGCCACGGCCTTTGCCAGATCCTTCGTCGTCTCTGTTTTACCGGTCCCCGCCGGTCCCTCCGGCGCGCCGCCCAAGTGGAGATGCAGGGCGCCGAACAGAGTCCGATAGCATCGATCCGTCAGCGGTGTGATCACCAGCCTCGGCGAATTCCCCAGGTACTCGTAACCGTATCTCAAACGCGAGTTGATCATGTACGACCACATGTTGTCTTCCTGCAAAAGGAAGATGCATGAAATGCTGGACGAACACGTTTCTCGACGGCGAAGATTCGTCGATTTTCTAACCAGCCAGTAATAGCGAAGATGGCACAGCCATCTAAAGTCGGTGTTCTCGatcgcttcttcttcttcgcagaGACTCGCCAGTACGTCTTTCCCATGGACATCGAGAGTGACCAGAGCCTCTGAAACGATTAGCCGGTCGATCGATTATTCTCTTTCGAAAGTATCTTGTACTACGGTTCTACTCTGATCGTAAGAATTTGTCGAATAATTTTCTGAATTATAGGAATTTCCAAAATTTGAAGAATTTGATGAATGTGATAAATTTTTCAAGAATTTCAAAAAAAACCTCACCCAAAGTGATACGGTTCTGCTTCGATAACTTGCCCCTGATCAGCAATATCACGTCGTTCAGCTCCGACTGGCACTGCTCGAGATACCCGTTCAAACCGACAGCACCCTGCAACATGGACTCCTCGATACGCAAAGTCCAATACGTCTTTCCGACGCAGAGAATCGTTTGACCCGGCCAATCGAGCACCCAGTCCTTCCTCTGCTTTCGCGGATACGCCTGTATCGCCTGCTCCACCATATGCCGGATACTTCGTCTCATAATTGCTTCCAGTTCGACGAGCCACTTCTCCACTTGTCCTCTGGCCGCGGCAGTGGATACTATATCCACCAGGTTCACGATTTCGTCCTCGGACGATCTCATCGCGAGTACTTCTTGATCCTCGTTGAACTCGAGCCTGTGGATGCCCTCGAAACACTTCTTCAGGTGCGGCTGGACACTGAGGGAACGCGATCGCAGGTTTAAATCGCGCGTTTCAACGCGACGCAACCGTTAACGTTACCGTTCGGTTTATGGCGTTACCGTGTCGGGTCCTTGGTCTCCGACAAGATCTCCAGCAGCTCGTCGTTCGAGAGAAAGAAGAACCGCGGGAAGAAGAGCCGCTTCTTCTCGAGGTAATCGTTCAGCCCCTTTTGAATGTCCTCCAGGAGAGCGAAACTCTTCTTCAGCCTCTCGAGCATCTTGTCGATCTCGATCACGTAGAGAACCCGAGGATCCGCCTGGGCCGTCTTCATAATGTCTCGCCAGGTCTTGTCCACCGCTGAAAACTTGCGTCCTTCGTCCGGCATTTGCTGCTGAATATCCGGCGACGTGAATATCGGCTCCAAGTACATCCAGATCGCCTGGACCCGCAGCCACTGGTCCAAGATGTCTTGCAGCAAGTGCATTTTACGCTCCCACGACCTATTTGATCGGACAAAGAAGAATCAGTTCGCGAAACGGCCCGCGTAGTCCGTGAAAAAAttgtatagtttcaaattcgctAACAAGATTCTGGCCTCGAAGGGCTTGATGTTCGGCGAGTTCTTTATGGTGACGGTCCTGACGATGTGGTCGTCCAAGAGCAGCTGAATATCGTCGACGCCGGCGATCACGTGGGTGCCGGTCTCCTTGAAAGGGTTCACCGTGAACACTAGATCGGCCCAGTCCTTCTGCATCCGGTCCATGGCCTTCTCCAGGGTCGCCTCCTTCGACGCGTTGTCCGAAATCGCCTCGAACTTGCTGGCCAGCGAGTCCAAACCCATCTCCAGGACCTTGGCCAATGTCAGGTCGGCGTCCACCTTGATGGGAACGCCGATGATCTCGGATATCTGCTCCCAGTGGCGATCCTTTAACCCTGGATTCCCCAAGGTGAGTACGATCGGCATGCGATCCCTGAAGTCCTCGATCTTCTCGCGTACGTTGCTCGCTAGGTCTCTCAGATCCGGTTCTTGAAAGCTCTTCTCCAGCTTGTAGATCGTTCTAATCGATTCAAAGATATATTCCCGCTTAAAGATCGTCGCTGTATCGAatcgactcgactcggctcggctcggctcggctcggctcggccctATGGATAATCTCGTGCCCCTGCTTTTCATACCTGTACGCGTGTCCGACGTCGTTCTCGATATCCTCGGGGCTGTAGCTGCCGATCATCGAGTTCAGCCAGAGTTCCTGCTTGGTCATGAAATCGCAGATGGCATCGAACAGCTGCTTGAACGGCTTCAGCTGGTCCGCGATCTGTTTCCGTCGCGGATACTGCGTGATATCCCAACCGAACGCAGCTTCTTCTTCGTTGAACTTGTCGATCTTCTCCATCGCAGCTATCAGCCTGTTCTCCAGAGTCTGAGCCCTCCTCTGGTACTTGTAAACCTCCGCTATGTCACCCCAGAATTGAGTGTCGGCCACTTGCTTGGCGTAAGAGTCCAACTCCTCCTCGAATTTGATGTACCTGACTGTTGAAGAAGGAAAGTTTGGTCAATCGATGCAACCGTTTCTCCCTGCGCGCAGATTCTTTCGATCGATGATACTTCGAAGAGCCTCCTGGAACTCCACCGTCTTCGTAGCCACCAAAACTTCGTTCTCGGCCAAGATATCGGGGAATCGGTGGTACCATTGAAACGCGACGTTGTTGGCGTCGATCTCGGTGTCCGCGAGAACATGGTAATCCGACAAAAGGAGGACGTGCTGAAGTATATCGTAGAGATCGACCTCTAGCTGCTTCAGGGATCCGTCCATAGATTTTCTAACGAATGCGACCAGCTCCGTCAAGGCTGCCGTATCGACGGGCCTGCTCAAAGCCCGATCTGCTATGGCTTCGTATTCTTCTGCGGCTCTGCGCCAACAACAATTGCTTAAATATCCGGCTCGGGGCAAGCCCTTGATTTCTAATCATTTTCTAATAACTACTTTATCGGTACACTATAATTGACTCGACTTtaccattactattattattattattatcattattattattaattatacatcGCTCGTAGCCAAGGCTAACAAATATATCGTGTTCTCGCTGTTCAAGGAATTAAGAGAAATAAAATACTCGCCTGACTGCAATGAGCTGGTACTTGTTGACGAGGGCATCGATAAGAAGATTTTGTATCCGATCGACGTTATCGACGACCGTCTCGATAAACATTTTTCGGGACACTTCGAAGAGGCCGGTGAACGCTGTCCTCTCGACTTTCAGCGGGATAGCCGCCATAAGCGAGCGACAACGCTCCATCATGCCGCCGTATTCCTCCAGCGTTCGGTTCTCGTCGCTCGCGAAGCTCTTCACCGTAAGGTACTCGTCGTTGTTGTACAAATATTCGTATCTGTAACGAACAAATGCGATTCCGTCGATCGCTGGAAATCAGAAGTAAACGCGAGCGAGGCCGAACGATCGATAATTACTCT
The window above is part of the Megalopta genalis isolate 19385.01 chromosome 2, iyMegGena1_principal, whole genome shotgun sequence genome. Proteins encoded here:
- the LOC117230059 gene encoding dynein axonemal heavy chain 7, which codes for MDGSLKQLEVDLYDILQHVLLLSDYHVLADTEIDANNVAFQWYHRFPDILAENEVLVATKTVEFQEALRIRYIKFEEELDSYAKQVADTQFWGDIAEVYKYQRRAQTLENRLIAAMEKIDKFNEEEAAFGWDITQYPRRKQIADQLKPFKQLFDAICDFMTKQELWLNSMIGSYSPEDIENDVGHAYRTIYKLEKSFQEPDLRDLASNVREKIEDFRDRMPIVLTLGNPGLKDRHWEQISEIIGVPIKVDADLTLAKVLEMGLDSLASKFEAISDNASKEATLEKAMDRMQKDWADLVFTVNPFKETGTHVIAGVDDIQLLLDDHIVRTVTIKNSPNIKPFEARILSWERKMHLLQDILDQWLRVQAIWMYLEPIFTSPDIQQQMPDEGRKFSAVDKTWRDIMKTAQADPRVLYVIEIDKMLERLKKSFALLEDIQKGLNDYLEKKRLFFPRFFFLSNDELLEILSETKDPTRVQPHLKKCFEGIHRLEFNEDQEVLAMRSSEDEIVNLVDIVSTAAARGQVEKWLVELEAIMRRSIRHMVEQAIQAYPRKQRKDWVLDWPGQTILCVGKTYWTLRIEESMLQGAVGLNGYLEQCQSELNDVILLIRGKLSKQNRITLEALVTLDVHGKDVLASLCEEEEAIENTDFRWLCHLRYYWLEDNMWSYMINSRLRYGYEYLGNSPRLVITPLTDRCYRTLFGALHLHLGGAPEGPAGTGKTETTKDLAKAVAKQCVVFNCSEGLDYLALGKFFKGLASCGAWSCFDEFNRIDLEVLSVVAQQILTIQRAINSGAERMVFEGTDIFLDPTCAIFVTMNPGYAGRSELPDNLKALFRPVAMMVPDYALIAENTLYSYGFYNGRPLAVKIVTAYKLCSEQLSGQGHYDYGMRAVKSVLVAAGNLKLRYPDQSEDILMLRSILDVNLPKFLVHDLPLFEGIASDLFPGVRLPTPDYAHLNACTMEACAAANIQCTDFFLEKIQQIYEMMLVRHGFMIVGLPFAGKTSAYRMLANCLALLEERRLMDEHRVEITVINPKAITMGQLYGQFDPASHEWSDGVLAVGYRAFATSVNENRKWLVFDGPVDALWIENMNTVLDDNKKLCLTSGEIIQLAPTTNLIFEPMDLEVASPATVSRCGMIYMEPVSLGWSPLLISWLNTLPSTFTEHLRNHLSDMYTRFCPPLLHLLRRGGVKVLIAMPDANLTRSVTYLFDCFLEDFRDEKYLQTLSDLDMRAQVEGCFFFSCIWAMGGTLSSDSWEAFSELFRALTSREFPEDVRQRFDVSEDTGDPPKPYVVNIPMAGLVFDYKFAKEGKGKWRPWTEDLQDVPPIPKDMPVNQVIVPTVETVRYVHLFKLLVRNQKPVLVVGPTGTGKSVYIMDFLLKKNDPETYKPLFLIFSAQTTANQAQEIVMGKLDRRKKGLYGAPPGKYWVVFVDDLSMPQKEQYGAQPPIELLRQWLDHRTWYDVEQAIPIELVDVQLMCAMGPPSSGLDVTPRFKRHFFALAISEFSDDVLTTIFGKLMAWHLDRKEFPQYFQTCIDYVVDGTLDVYKETRQHLLPIPAKCHYLFNLRDFSRVVQGVLLSTPETIAEPVGMKRLWVHEVLRVYGDRLVDDADVKWLVDQIRVTVSTYLDDDLNRMFESLSDKSGMVTETELRNLIYCDFQDILADKKLYQEVANLDNLTSTVEEYLGEYNSISRTPMNLVLFRFAIEHLSKICRVMMQPRSHALLIGVGGSGRRSLTKLAAHISDYELFGVEMSQQYGSHEWHDDLKDILRKSASSELHSVFLFMDTQVREETFLEDISNLLNSGEVPNIFAADELTDICEKMRTIDRQRDRSLQTDGSPVALFNFFVQTVRENLHVVVTMSPIGDNFRVRIRKFPALVNCCTIDWLQSWPEDALLAVATKFLGQIDLTTTERDACIEMCQFFHTSTQELTQEFLKKAKRHNHVTPTSYLELIQTFEGLLARKRRQALEGKKRYEAGLERLDSTHKQVEKMQEILVALQPKLLVAAKDVEAMFLDVQRQSDEAAAIEQVVAQDEEAALVVASEADAIREECDADLQEVMPILNAANAALNTLTPQDIQIVKAMKRPPAGVRLVMEAVCILKDVKPEKVQTPEGPSEDYWKASMRILGDMKFLENLINFDKDNIPERIVTKIRATILTNPNFDPERIRQVSTACEGLCRWVFAISEYDKVAKVVAPKKQALASAEEVYSAAMAQLTLKRNQLQEVRKRLAELEDLLTQRKAEYRAMTDEVTECEEKLRRAEELIGGLGGEYTRWSETALKLGELCHKLTGDVLIGSGVVAYLGVFTTPYRQRQIENWIAICTNLDVYCTPDFQLTRVLGDPVLIRSWNIFGLPSDLFSIDNGIIVANSRRWPLMIDPQGQANKWIKNMEREANLNVIRLTQTDYTRVLENAVQFGQPVLLENVGEELDAALEPLLTRQTFRTGGTTCIKIGDSIVEYSDDFRFYITTKLRNPRYLPEVVVKVTLLNFMITPIGLEDQLLGIVVAKERPDLEAQKNRLIVQGAANKKMLKEIEDKILEVLSASEANILEDESAIAILSSSKHLSNDIVAKQATAEITEKSIDEARLEYTPIAVYSTVLFFTIAVLANIDPMYQYSLVWFVNLFENTIDNTEAVENIEQRLHDLTREFTYSLYANVCRSLFEKDKLLFSLLLSVNLMNKRGEISTTQWMFLLTGGVGLENPFANPTQWLPSKSWDEFCRLDNVPGFQGCRDSFAANPNAWRVVFDHTEPHGLRFPAPYDQLKPFQRMLVLRCVRPDKLVSAVQGFVEEQLGRRYIEPPPFDLLSSFADSHACIPLIFVLTPGADPMAVLLKFADDQGFGTSRLFSLSLGQGQGAIAVQLIDEGAKNGTWVVLQNCHLAKSFMPHLEKICETFTPETVHPDFRLWLTSYPVDHFPVSVLQNGVKITNEPPKGLRANIIRSFLQDPISDDDFFETCEQKVPFKKLLFSLCFFHAIVQERRQFGPIGWNNRYEFNETDLRISALQLKIFLDRYDDVQFTALKYLTGECNYGGRVTDEWDRRTLNTILAKFYSPELLRDEYLFDPSGLYYVPRVQDRADFLEYVKTFPMTTAPSVFGMNENADIIKDQQETTLMLTSALATQTVQGLNLGQEASDVQDTGETETDTGESPDETVYGVASDILSKLPEDFDLDAALLEYPTLYDQSMNTVLVQEMGRFNKLLQTIRNSLTNVRKAIKGLTTMSTDLEEVYSSMITGKIPGAWTINSYPSLKPLGSYVRDLLKRLAFLLSWYLEGPPPSFWISGFYFTQAFLTGARQNYARKYSIPIDLLIYDFVPLKGTVFPDPPADGVYVYGLFFDGARFNTETMNMDESLPKILYDAVPYIWMIPTKRDQVPERRAYTCPVYKTAERKGVLSTTGHSTNFVIAVRLPTDRPPEHWILRGAAMLCQLSD